In the Emys orbicularis isolate rEmyOrb1 chromosome 3, rEmyOrb1.hap1, whole genome shotgun sequence genome, one interval contains:
- the SLC35F6 gene encoding solute carrier family 35 member F6 produces the protein MAWTKYQLFLAGLMLLTGSINTLSAKWADNFTAGGCGGSAEHSFQHPFLQAVGMFLGEFSCLAAFYILLCRDRQRAEPSLAPAQPFNPLLFLPPALCDMTGTSIMYVALNMTSASSFQMLRGAVIIFTGLLSVAFLGRKLVPSQWLGILVTMAGLVVVGLADMLGTRDETHKLSEVITGDLLIIMAQVIVAIQMVLEEKFIYKHDVHPLRAVGTEGFFGFVILSLLLIPMYYIPAGSFGGSPRQVLEDTLDAFCQIGRQPLIALALAGNISSIAFFNFAGISVTKEISATTRMVLDSLRTVVIWAVSLAVGWETFHGLEILGFLILLTGAALYNGLHQPLLARLPWRQPPAGALGSEAERENLLAGERAPINGDS, from the exons aTGGCCTGGACCAAGTACCAGCTCTTCCTGGCCGGCCTCATGCTGCTCACCGGCTCCATCAACACCCTCTCGGCCAA ATGGGCTGACAACTTCACCGCGGGGGGCTGCGGCGGTAGTGCAGAGCACAGCTTCCAGCATCCCTTCCTCCAG GCCGTGGGAATGTTCCTGGGCGAATTCTCCTGCCTGGCTGCCTTCTACATCCTGCTCTGCAGGGACCGGCAGAGAgcagagcccagcctggcccccgcgCAACCCTTCAACCCGCTGCTTTTCCTGCCCCCGGCGCTGTGTGACATGACTGGGACCAGCATCATGTATGTGG CCCTGAACATGACCAGCGCCTCCAGCTTCCAGATGCTGCGCGGGGCGGTGATCATCTTCACCGGGCTGCTCTCGGTGGCCTTCCTGGGCCGCAAGCTGGTGCCGAGCCAGTGGCTGGGGATCCTGGTCACCATGGCCGGGCTGGTGGTGGTCGGGCTGGCGGACATGCTCGGCACCCGCGACGAGACGCACAAGCTGAGCGAGGTCATCACAG GTGACCTGCTCATCATCATGGCCCAGGTGATCGTCGCCATTCAGATGGTGCTGGAGGAGAAGTTCATCTACAAACACGACGTGCACCCGCTGCGGGCCGTCGGCACGGAGG GTTTCTTTGGCTTCGTcatcctgtccctgctgctgaTCCCCATGTACTACATCCCGGCGGGCAGCTTTGGCGGCAGCCCGCGGCAGGTGCTGGAGGACACGCTGGATGCCTTCTGCCAGATCGGCCGCCAGCCCCTCATTGCCCTGGCCCTGGCGGGCAACATCAGCAGCATCGCCTTCTTCAACTTCGCCGGCATCAGCGTCACCAAGGAGATCAGCGCCACCACCCGCATGGTGCTGGACAGCCTGCGCACCGTGGTCATCTGGGCCGTCAGCCTGGCCGTGGGCTGGGAGACCTTCCACGGCCTGGAGATCCTGGGGTTCCTCATCCTCCTGACCGGCGCCGCCCTCTACAAcggcctgcaccagcccctgctcgcCAGGCTGCCCTGGCGCCAGCCCCCAGCGGGTGCCCTGGGCTCTGAGGCCGAGAGGGAGAATCTGCTGGCAGGGGAGAGGGCGCCCATCAACGGGGACAGCTGA